One genomic window of Alistipes sp. ZOR0009 includes the following:
- a CDS encoding DUF6261 family protein, which yields MEELAMTKLGVADVSAIATGVIEVVDDSDVQEVKETPLYSNIVSEQVVFKESLARLRKSDSTEAKVVADKKRDGSFIGVRKYFDSLTYSPVEAVCEKATKLYGIVNMYGSGVESFPDSKESEYLSIIIAKLMEPANLQMVTEVGGKEYLEKLVKDEKEFMANWGDQEADKHAFRNSKSATQSRRKLESAINVFYGYLVYSASYAPANRDKFAKLQSAIYSRYLSIKQKYNETKTDEES from the coding sequence ATGGAAGAATTGGCTATGACCAAGCTCGGCGTTGCAGATGTTAGCGCAATTGCAACGGGCGTTATCGAGGTGGTTGATGACTCCGATGTGCAGGAGGTAAAGGAAACCCCTCTTTATTCTAATATTGTTAGCGAACAGGTAGTCTTTAAGGAAAGTCTGGCTCGCCTTCGTAAGAGCGATAGCACGGAGGCAAAGGTGGTGGCCGACAAGAAAAGAGATGGATCGTTTATTGGTGTTCGTAAGTATTTCGATTCGCTTACCTACTCGCCTGTCGAGGCGGTGTGCGAGAAGGCCACCAAGCTTTATGGTATTGTAAATATGTATGGAAGTGGGGTAGAGTCTTTCCCAGATTCGAAGGAGAGCGAGTACCTGTCTATTATTATTGCAAAGCTTATGGAGCCAGCTAACTTACAAATGGTTACCGAAGTAGGTGGTAAGGAGTACTTGGAGAAGCTGGTTAAGGACGAGAAGGAGTTTATGGCTAACTGGGGCGACCAGGAGGCTGACAAGCATGCTTTTAGAAACTCTAAATCGGCCACCCAAAGCCGTAGGAAGTTGGAGTCGGCGATCAACGTATTTTACGGTTATCTGGTGTATAGCGCAAGCTACGCCCCAGCCAATCGCGATAAGTTTGCCAAGCTGCAGAGCGCCATCTACAGCCGTTACCTGAGCATTAAGCAGAAGTATAACGAAACGAAGACCGACGAGGAGTCGTAG